Part of the Lotus japonicus ecotype B-129 chromosome 6, LjGifu_v1.2 genome, TAATTGATTATaaacaaaataattatattactaatataatataataatgacTGTGTCTTCCACTCGCTTCTCTTCTTTCTCCCTCGAATCCTCAGTCCCAGTCACAAATGGCTGTGTCTTCCATCTGTGATCATCACCATCCCACAAAACCCTAGAAAAATGGTGACACCAAACGAATTCCTCTACTCTTTCATTTCACCACTGAAAATCCTCTTCGACTCTCTCAGAATCCTCCTCCACAACAAGCTTCTCTTCTGCTCCATCTTCCTCCTCACCACTCTCCCTCtctccttcctcttcttcacccTCACAATCTCCACCCACTCCCTCCGCTACCAGATCTACCACCTCCAAGCCCTCGCTCGCGTCGTCTCCACGCGCGTCGAGTCTGGCCACGTCTTAGAAGAGTCCCGTGTCAACGCCATCTCGCTCATCCGCACCAGAGGCGTCTTCTCGCTCCTCTCCTTCCCTCTCTCCCTCGCCGCCTCTGTCTCCGCCGTACACGCCACAATCTCATCATTCAACGGCAAGCACGCATCTGTTTCCTCCGCGATCACCGCCGTTAAAACAACCTGGAAGCGCCCTTCGGTAACCGCCATCTTCGCATACACGATCCTCTTCGCGTTCTCCCCCGTGCCGCGTGTCCTCGCGTTCGTCTTCCCCGCGGCGAGGTTACCGATCCTCGCCGTCGGGTCGGTCGTGGAGGTTTACCTGATGGCGGTGATGAGCCTCGGAATTGTCGTCTCCGTCGCGGAGGAGAGGCTAGGATGGGAAGCTGTAACTGTCGGGTCGGGTTTGATGCGGGGGAGGCGGGTTTGCGGGTGGGTTTTGTCGGGTCTGTTTGTTTTGGTTTCGGGTTTGATTAATCGTAGGGTGGAGGAGTTGTTGGAGGGTGAGGATTCGATTAGTGTTTGGGATCGGACGGTTCTGATTTGTTGGTATGGGTTAGTGGTGCTTTTGAGTTATGTGATTACCACTGTGTTTTACTGTGATAGTAGGAAACGTCATGCAATTAGAGAACCTCAagtggaagaagatgatgattgtgAGGGTAGTGTTTTGGTTGGATCCTCACTGTAattttttggaatttttttttttactgttttgataatttgtattttgttttttctgttTTCACTTTTCAGGTTAAGTGTATGTAATTTGGTGCCATAGCTT contains:
- the LOC130726744 gene encoding uncharacterized protein LOC130726744; protein product: MVTPNEFLYSFISPLKILFDSLRILLHNKLLFCSIFLLTTLPLSFLFFTLTISTHSLRYQIYHLQALARVVSTRVESGHVLEESRVNAISLIRTRGVFSLLSFPLSLAASVSAVHATISSFNGKHASVSSAITAVKTTWKRPSVTAIFAYTILFAFSPVPRVLAFVFPAARLPILAVGSVVEVYLMAVMSLGIVVSVAEERLGWEAVTVGSGLMRGRRVCGWVLSGLFVLVSGLINRRVEELLEGEDSISVWDRTVLICWYGLVVLLSYVITTVFYCDSRKRHAIREPQVEEDDDCEGSVLVGSSL